The region CGGAATAAGCTCCTAGATCTCACGGGAGAGCTTGGACAGGTCACTAATGGAGGACAAAGGCGGTTTGCGGCACGGGCATGGCGATGGCGACAACACTGCAATGATTCAGGGTGAGGCAGCAGCGCGGGGCGATGCAGGAGGTCACGATCTAACTCCAGGACATGGTTGGAGGTCGAGACGACGAGGGAGACGTCGGAAACAGTGGCCAGAATGAGCCAGAGTGTGAGCTTGCCATGACGCAAGCATGATCACCACGCGCACTAGTGCAAACTGCGAGTTTTGGCTAGGACGACCATGTCTAGTGCATTGACCTTAGTGCCCTGAGTTCAAACGCGGAAACTACtcagtccaggggcaaagaagagaaaaGCAGGAGGGGCGAAAATATTGTGGCTGCAAGGTGTTTGTGCTGTCCAGAGGGGGCACAAAACTTGGCAATGAAGGAAGTGATTTGTGTGGTgatgatcacacactaaggtgatGCTGATCACCAAAAATCAGCTTAAGAGGAGGGGTTTAGAGGGTGGTTGCTGTAGAAAGTGATCCACTGGTCAGAAATGGAGATGATGAAGTTGCACTCACATAAGTGCATTAAATGAGCTGAAAATGGTCATGGCCCAATGATTTGAAGATATGAAGATGCCCAAAAAGTTTCATGCCATTGGGACTTGTCAAAATATCACTTGCTTCACAGGGCTTTattctgaccagaaacttgaaaAAATTGCACAGGGCAATTGGCTAGATGAAATGAGCCAAAACTTGGTGGAGGAAGTTAATATAGATAGGAGAATGTCCTGGTAAATTTTCAGCttaattgaagcaatataaaatatagttgcttcacaaactgaaattctGACCAGAAACCAAGATTTGGAGCTGGGCTCACATGGATCAATGGAATGAGATGAAACTTGGAGGAGGGTtatgatatgagcacatgaaggagtgtgcaaaattcaactcattttgataaccctagctagtacttccttcgcaaaggcttccctcagacaggaactttgaaaaatcactgaggaagattcaCTAGGCAAATGACGTTGAGATTTGGCATagggcaatgatatggacaggaaaagatgcCCAAAAAGTTTGGAGTCAAATGGgcaaatataaatagcacttccttcacatagtgccatttagggcagaataggaaaagaattattggaggatgAACTTTAAACATGGCAataaaaagttttgccatatttgagcaagatatgacccaagcaatttatgagaattatttgggaatttttggagtgacataAAGATAGGTTgcctcacaacctagggcaaataggataatttctttaatagaagaggaatattcccaataaaagaatattgggatttgggctaggatgaaaatgacatggGCTAAGGATGGTTTTggggatgacaagccactataaGACCTAgaaagacatgatcttcccaagttttagaaccacatagccacggaaaaacaAATCAAATtaataaatccaagaaaatcatcagaaaaagaaaagggcaaaagtgCCCTTCCAGGGTGTTACAAAGATGGCGCGAGATAGTCGCTGGCTCGCTCATTCTTCCCTTCTTTTCGTTTTTTCGTCTGTTTTTCTTCTCTGTAGCACGCTCGTCGTGCCCATGATCACTTGATTCCCACTGTTTTCCCGCTTGCTTCCTTCTAAATCAGTGAAGCCGATAACCCCGGATCTTTAAAAAAAAAGTTGAAACAAGGTCATCTTTGGGAAGCGACTCATGGAGGGCTGCTAATGAGCGACAAATTTtgtatgatactccctccgtcccaaaattcttgtcttataaatttgtctaaatacggatgactttgtatggtactccctccgtcacaaaattcttgtcttaaatttgtctagatacggatgtacatacatccgtatctagacatttttaagacaagaattttgtgacggagggagtatgttgtaaGGAACTCTGCCATTTGAGCTAATGCTAGGCGACCAGGATCGCTAGTCACGGGAACACTTGGCTTGTTTGGCTTTGTGCTGCGTGATACCGTCTGGAACCGACCGCTACTGAAAAACCTAGCTACTGAACCTATATACTGAATGCTTTGCTGCTCCACCCAGACCTGGCTTCCTTTGAGTCTAAGTCATTTTCCTACTGGGAGATCAATTCATGAAAAAGAAACAAAGAATATAATCTAAGAATATAATCTGCGCTTGAGAGTCCAAAACATAATTCATGGCGACCAGGTACAAAGCTGTTGATCAGATTTCTACCAAAGAAGAATATATAAAAAActggaagcagcagcagcagcagcattggGCCACCACAAATCAACAAGCCATCATTAATGGTTCAGGCATCAACAGGATTTCATATCCAAGATCACAACACCACCACCAGCAAGGTTCAGCGACCACGAGTTTTTCGACACTCAAATGCCATCGGCATCACAAGCGTACAAAGGCTCAATGagtttctacactaataagcaccaTCTCTACCACCAGCGTAAAACCCTAAGCAAAGTTTGCCACCCACCCCTTACATCAAACAAGTACAGGGCTCAATGagtttctacactaataagcaccaTCACCACCAGCAGCGTAAAACCCTAAGCAAAATTTGTCACCCACCCCTTACATCAAGTCAGACTGTCGGTTCACACCAAGGATCAGTCAGCGTCTTGCATCCTTGGTCCACCAAGGATCAGTCAGCACCACCAAAATACCCACACTCATCAGGAGCAGTCATTATTTGAGAGCCTTAGCACTCAAACCTCAGCTTCGAAGGTAGCCCTGTATATCCGCCAGTGGAACAGTATTTCGCCCTGCAGACACCCCCTACTGAGGATCAGCCTCAGCAACTCTGGAAAGAACTCTGGGAAGTTCTCAGCCGCAAACAGTTCACTTTCATTTCCAGTTCTCATGGACTGAACGTAGTTTTGCAACTGTGAAGGCAAAATACAAAAGTCAGATTGACTGCCAACCACAAATACACAACAAGTAAACAATACATCATTATCTTCAGAATCAACTATGTTATAATCAGCAGGCTGGAATCAACAATATCAGCAAGAATATAATCAACAAAGAATTTCAAACTCACCATTGCATGATCATATGCATGTTCAATCACGTGCCTCAAAAGCTTCAGCATGTCTTGAACATAATCCTGATAGTATGCAGTCGCAGCAGCAGCTTCCTCGTTAGATGGCTGGGTTGCATCTTGGGGTCTTGGGTCAAAATCATAGATAGCTTCCAGGATAGGATGTCGAGCGTCTTGGAAGAATCCTGTCCATCCCAGACCTTCATCGAATACCTTGGTAAACGGAAACTTCTTCTTGAATTGCAGCTTAAAAATTGCGTCATATATTCCATAAATGAAATTCTTTCTGGCCTTCGGAGGTAACAAGGCTGGATGGTACATTAGAAAGTCATAGTACCACCCATAATATGCATTATCCAAAAGATCTTCTCCATTCTGTCGTACAGGCCCTTCAGGGTTGTTAGGGTCCAGATGAGGGCTCAACTCACGGATCAGGTGAagcatgttttttttttcaaaaagggggaaaccccagcctctgcatcagtacGATGCATACGGCCCTCTTATTAACAAAATAGAGTAGTGCCAACAAGGTTCAAAAGGTCCTCATAAGTGAAAAAAAGCAGAACAAGCTCACACAGAGCCCGAAAAAGCTAGATACATCAACTAGCCACATCaagatgccacaaccggctgggTAAACTAGGTAGGAAtactaaatgcctatcctattacatgaccgccatccaaaccggttgaagataacccgagctaccatctcccaacggatagacccagtaaccaaatgctccctggcctccgtctgggtgagtagcgaccacgaacggatcagagCCGTAgtccggaataaaacctgcaaaaaatgtatacatgatattctgttaaagaccagatcgtttctgcaattccagatagtccacatCAAAGCACAAACCCCAACCCGAATATGCCTCGCTAAGttaggctcaatcccattaagccatgtcccaaataaagcATTAACAGAATTCGGTGGTTTGATATTgaaagcaatgtggaccgtctgccagagtaccttggccagcgggcaatcaaaaaagaggtgtttaatagtctcatcccgatcgcagaaactacacctagtaggtcctgtccaattacgcttcatcaagttatccttagttaaaattgcttgtttatggacaaaccacataaacacttttattttcaaaggaactttgacatcccaaacatgtttggacgtaggaatggagttcgaattaataacatcaatatacattgatttgactgtgaatactccagacttagtcaacttccagcgcaattcatcgggttgttgagaaagctggatgtccatcagtctcctaactagatggagccattcttcccaacgattgccctctAGCACTCGTCTGAATTGAATATTAAGGGAGGTAGATTGGATGACCGAAGCAACGGCCACCTCCTTTCGTTGAACAATGCGATACAAAGAGGGATATTGGATGGCCAAGGGTGTGtcaccgagccaagtatcctcccagaaacgtgtacttgTGCCGTTTCCAACAACgaactttgtcctattaaacaaTGCCTGCTTGACCTTCATGAGACCCTTCCAGAAAGGTGAGTCAGTCGGCCTTACAGATACCTGTGACAAAGTTTTTGACTGGAGGTACTTGCCGCGAAGGATCTGTGCCCACATAGCATCAGTCTCCGACGAaagcttccacagccacttgctaagaaggcatttattcttaatttcgagattctcaatacctagacccccttggtccttcggtctacaaatgatatcccacttagcaagcctatattttcttttaagctcatcaccctgccagaagaaccgcgatctatagaagtccagtctcttcctaacaccaactggtaccTCAAAGAACGAAAGAAGAAACATCGGCAAACTTGTGAGTACCGAGTTAATTAGGATTaaccggcctccatatgacatgagcttgcccttccagcagctcagtttcttctcaaatcggtcctcaatgcacttccattctctgtttgttagcCTACAATGGTGGATAGGAATCCCCAAGTATGAGAAAGGTAGCTCTCCCaactcacatccaaacaattgcctataagcgtcCTGTTCATCTTTGGTCctaccaaaacagaacagctcgctcttatgaaagtttatctttaacccggtcaattgttcaaataggcataaaaccagcttcatatttcttgccttaaccaagtcatgctccataaagatgattgtatcatcagcgtattgtagGATAGAGATACCTCCATCAACAAGATGGGGcaccaatccacctacttgaccattatccttagcccttcctatcagaaCTGCCAACATATCtaccacaatgttaaacaagataggggacatcggGTCTCCTTGTcgtaggcctttatgtgtctggaagtaatgacctatgtcatcattaactttaattcccacactacctttttgcgtaaatgacTGTACCTGTctgcgccaggcttcatcaaacccTTTCATACGCAAAGATTGTTGAGAAATGGCCACTTTACCttatcatacgctttctcgaaatccactttaaaaatcactccatctaattttttggagtggatttcatggagcgtttcatgcaggactaccaccccttctaggatgtttctgtctggcatgaacacggtttgggactgttgcaccacagaatgcgcaatctgtgtgagcctgttggtcccgaccttggtgaagattttgaaactaacattaaggagacaaatcggcctgaattgctcaattctgaCCGCATCCGTCTTCTTAGGCAGTAGTGTGATAGTCCCAAAATTCAAGTGGAATagttgaagctgtccagagaatagatcctgaaacataggtagtaaatcccccttaataatgtgccagcacttcttatagaactcggccgggaaaccatccggtccgggagccttattatttttcatttgtgcaatagcatcaaaAACCTCCTTCTCCGAAAACGGGGCAACCAGAAGCTCATTATCAGCAGCCAAAAGCTGAGGTACATCCTCAGttctggactcatcgagggacaccgTATTATCCTCCGGTGGACCAAATAACTGCTTATAGTAGTCAGTGATGTACGTTTTTAGGTTATCCTGACCTAAAATCGTACCCTCGtcctgctcaagctgaaagattcgcttctttctgtgcttgccattagcAATTAAATGAAAGAACTGAGTAttcgcgtccccctggaccacTCTACGTACTTTAGCACGTAAAGCCaacttcagttcttcttcgcggAGCAGTTCTTTTAACCTCTGCTCCGCCTCATTTTTAACCTGAAGCTCTGCGGGTAATAAACTATTGGGCTCGACTTTTATGTCCAGGTCATGTACAAGAGaaaggagtctatccttttcaatcttatacacaccgctaaggtgcttagcccaaccccgCAAGAAGCTTCTCAAattcctaatcttattctgccatcgcTCAATAGGAGTTTTGCCTCGAACATCTTTACCCCATTCCCTGGCTATCAAATCTAAGAACCCCTCACGTTCGAACCATGACGTCTCAAATGAGAAGGTGTTCTTGTTACCCACgtggttcggctcccctgagtccaTGAACAATGGGGTATGATCAGATATTCCCCTCGAAAGAGCTTGCACCGTGACCAACGGGaatttttgttcccactccacgcttGCAAGAACCCGATCAAGTTTTTCGTAGGTTGGGTTTGGCAGAGCGTTGGCCCATGTAAACTTTCGGCCCGagagctctatctctctcagatccaaactTTCAATAATGGTGTTGAACATGAaggaccatctgccgtcaaagttatcattgttcttctcctctcgCCTCcggatgatattgaaatcacctccaACTAAAATCGGTAGTTGTTCTGACCCACAAATTCTAACGAGGTCTGCTAGAAACTCCGCTCTAAACTCGGGCTGcgcggcaccatataccgccaccaaagcccagttaaagCCATCCGTCTTAGACCTAACTCGAAACTTTACCGCGAAGTCACCCATCACTACACTACGGACTTCAAGTGAATCGCATCTCACACCTAGTAAGATACCccccgatcttcctcgcggaggtaggcaatgccaatcgaaatcaataCCACCAACTAGTGAGGAGAGAAACTGCGGTGCAAAGTTATCTCTACCCGTTTCAGATAGAGCAACAAAATCTAGCTTCTGCTCTAGAGCTGACTCAGCCAggaatcttcttttagccaagtccttgagacctctgctattccaaaatatgcctctcatagttcatcatggaatttttttgtgGTCCGAATCCTAGCACTCCCACGAACTGCGGAATCGGGATAAATCTTCCGTTTCCACTTACGCTTAGGTTTACTAAGCTCAGTCACCCGTTCCTCATGACCGGGTTCACAAATATTTCTAGCGTCATTCTGTAGGGGTACATCATCTTCCTCAGCGTCATGGTTAGTGGGTGCTAGATCCTCACACAGGCTATCAAGCACTCTAACACCTAACGCATTAATCTCATCATCATTCATTGGTTTAACTGCTGCaagattacgaatagtctctaaAGCACGTTCCGCCTCCAGGTCTAATATATCATTCACCGAATTGGTAATTTCACTATCCGTagcacctagtgaaactcctaactggtttgcattatttataatgtcctcattagaaaaatgcaataggGAATTAGACAAGTTGACGAACATACCAGAAGAAAAAGCAGCCTCCtgcagcttggccgccctcatagcgcacctctGCTGCATATCGTCCACCTCCGGGACGTCGAGGatgcgagcactcatccgtctcccctcGGAGATAGGGTCCGGGATCCCACCAAACGCGATCACCTCCTCCCTAGTATAACCTGGCACTGAAACTCTGACAGGTGGTGCCGAAGTCACTAGAGAAGGCGTCTGCGGGCTCCCGATCCCCTTGGACGAGTGCCCCACATCAGGCAGTGGGGAGGAGCGTAAGACAGGGGCCTCCTGCCCGCGGTCTGCTCCCGCCCCAACCGGCAGCTCGGACGGGAAAGGCATCGGTGAGATGGTCCTCCTGACCATCGGAGTAGAGGGTGGAGACCGGGCCTCCTGCCCTGGCGTCCCCCCTCCCGCAGCAGCAGCCACAGTGGTTGCCACCACCGTCGCCGAAGGAGTCGAGGCCGCCTGCCTCGAGGTCCCTCTAGCAGCCGGAGCCGACCCCCTCGGGGCCGACGCCACCGATGACACCTGCATCGGCCTCGGGACGGGGGTAGAGAGGACTCCATGTCCCGAACCCCCTCCCCCACACCCCATCGCCCCCGCGATCGCCGACACCGAAGTCGCGCCCGCGGGAGTCTGCAGTCCAAGAGAACCATCACCGTGCCACCACGCCGCAACGCCTCCCAAAGAACTCGCCTGACGAGCAACAGACACACCAGTCTCCATCTCTAACTCCAGTGAAGGAAGCGTGCGCTCAAGATCATCACTCGACTCCACCCTGTCACTCCAAAGCCTGGGAGGTGCCGAGGCTGGCTCGAAAGACCCAAAACGTAGAGTAGTCATGGGTACCGCCTGTGAGGCTGTGGGCTGAGCCTCCGATCCATTCCCGGCCGACTGAGCGTGAGAAACGTTGGATCCCTCTCGCATGGTCTCATCTGACGGTGCCCCCTTAGTCCCCGCACCACCCTCCCGGTCGTGCATGTCAACATCATTGCCGTTAACCGCATCATCAAATAAGTCGGTGTCCTCGAACTCAATATCTAGCGGGAACACCTCGCCCTTATAAGTCCAGTTGACCTTATCAGGCACATACTCAATATCCAGAATGCTGACAAGAATCCGGGCAATCCCATTGGCACGAGTGAACGCCATGTCCACTTTTTCTGTCTTTCCAACCATGATGCCCAAACTGGCCACCACGCGAGCATCCTGCAGAGGCTTAGATGGAGCCCCCAAAAACCGCAGCCATACCTGTGTAAGCGGTTTTCCTTTAGGCTCGACCTGTTTCCACTCGTTAAACTCCAGAATACACTTAGTACCGGGAACTTTACACAAGCCAAAACTCAACAATCTCTGCAAGTCATCAACAGATGGGAAATCAACCTTAAAAACTCTGTCTTCTATGAGCACCAACTCCCAAACAAAATCACCGGGAGCAAACTCCTGCAACCTCCTCACAATCTGTGCCTCAGTCACCTCGCCCTGGGTCGCTCTCACAATCCAAGTAGTCGAACTCTGGTTATCGTCCGGGACCTCTCTCGCCGCCGGGGACTCGAAAAACATGAGCTCAGCACAGTAGACTCCGTAGATGTTCAGAGTCGGAGGTAAGTCACGCAAAATCGGGCACTCTCCCGACTCATGTGCAAGCTTGCCACATGACTCACACAGCTGGGCCACACACTCAGCAATGAAGTGGCCCTTCTCGCCACAACGATAGCAAATCATCCTCTCCTTCTTACGGGCATACTTGGACGCCCTCTCTGCATCAGACCTGTCGGCAGCCTCATCCACCGTCCCAGCCTCAGTAACCTCAACATTGGCCAACCCCTTCACCACCTCCATCGCCTGTGGAGGAAGCTCTGAGGAAAGCTGAGTCTCCTCCGTAGCATCTGTAGGAACAGACACCCGAGGTGGTGGTGGGCGGCGAAATCTCCCACGACCCCAGCTCCGACCACCACGGTTGCCACGATGACCTCCTCTCTGACGGTGATCCGGGCCGGAGGCCCCCTCAACGAAACCGCCGGCCGGCCCACGAAACGGTCTCTCAGCCGACCCGTTGCTCTGCCAAGCGTAACCATACCCTCCTCCCGTAGACGAGGAGCCGCGGTGCTGTCCTTCACCGTATGCATCATACCCGTCGTCCCCCCACTGGCCTCGGGGCGGAACATTAGGCTCTTTATTGATCGACTGAGGCTGAGTGGACCGGTTCTGCACCGGCCTAGCAACATAATGCGGTGGTGGTTTCCCTGTGGTTGCCGTTACGCCTCCAACAGGCCGATGTCCGGCGCCGCGGCCAGCCGGCCCATCTCCAGAAGTACCTGGCGCGGGAGGTCTAGGTCCCCCTCTACCCGCAGCCTGGGGAACAAGGGGCGCCGCAACTGGTGCTCTCCCGACCCCCCTCCCGGCAGTATTAGTAGCGGGCACCGAGGCCGGCGCCGTCGGCTTCAAGCTTCCTTCCCCAAGAGCCGGCTGCGAAGGGGCCAGACCCGAAGGCGGCGCACCACCGGGGGGCACACCTCGTCCCGCGGCAACAGCCGCGCCGACACCTCCCGCCGGCGGCCTTTGGCCATTCTGCGCCAGACCTCTCCGTCCGGCGTTCGCTGCCGGCGGGGGAGCCACCCCACCCCGACCTGCAACGCCTGAGGAGGAGCGCTTTACTGGCGGTGGAGCCTCCCCTCGACCTGCCATGGCCGGCAAGGGCTGGACGCGTCTCGCACGTCGATCCCCACAAGCCGGGAAACCCTTCGTGCCTGTCTTGCGAACCCTAGACGGCGGTTCATGTCCTCGATGCCCCACTCTCCATTGCAGCATAATTCGGCCCTGTGGGTATTCAGGACATTCTGAACAGCCTTTCGCAAACACCAGTGCGCTTGAGGATCAATTTCCAACACATCCACTGAGTCTTTGTGACCTTTAAACAAGTTATATTGACCAACAGGAGTTCTGTTGTCAAGGAATTCTGAGAACGATTGAATACTGCAGAAAAAAATGAACAATGCAGAATGAGCCTACTTAATAGCAGATTTACTAATTTAAACATATAACCTCATTCG is a window of Triticum dicoccoides isolate Atlit2015 ecotype Zavitan chromosome 2B, WEW_v2.0, whole genome shotgun sequence DNA encoding:
- the LOC119363091 gene encoding uncharacterized protein LOC119363091, yielding MLQWRVGHRGHEPPSRVRKTGTKGFPACGDRRARRVQPLPAMAGRGEAPPPVKRSSSGVAGRGGVAPPPAANAGRRGLAQNGQRPPAGGVGAAVAAGRGVPPGGAPPSGLAPSQPALGEGSLKPTAPASVPATNTAGRGVGRAPVAAPLVPQAAGRGGPRPPAPGTSGDGPAGRGAGHRPVGGVTATTGKPPPHYVARPVQNRSTQPQSINKEPNVPPRGQWGDDGYDAYGEGQHRGSSSTGGGYGYAWQSNGSAERPFRGPAGGFVEGASGPDHRQRGGHRGNRGGRSWGRGRFRRPPPPRVSVPTDATEETQLSSELPPQAMEVVKGLANVEVTEAGTVDEAADRSDAERASKYARKKERMICYRCGEKGHFIAECVAQLCESCGKLAHESGECPILRDLPPTLNIYGVYCAELMFFESPAAREVPDDNQSSTTWIVRATQGEVTEAQIVRRLQEFAPGDFVWELVLIEDRVFKVDFPSVDDLQRLLSFGLCKVPGTKCILEFNEWKQVEPKGKPLTQVWLRFLGAPSKPLQDARVVASLGIMVGKTEKVDMAFTRANGIARILVSILDIEYVPDKVNWTYKGEVFPLDIEFEDTDLFDDAVNGNDVDMHDREGGAGTKGAPSDETMREGSNVSHAQSAGNGSEAQPTASQAVPMTTLRFGSFEPASAPPRLWSDRVESSDDLERTLPSLELEMETGVSVARQASSLGGVAAWWHGDGSLGLQTPAGATSVSAIAGAMGCGGGGSGHGVLSTPVPRPMQVSSVASAPRGSAPAARGTSRQAASTPSATVVATTVAAAAGGGTPGQEARSPPSTPMVRRTISPMPFPSELPVGAGADRGQEAPVLRSSPLPDVGHSSKGIGSPQTPSLVTSAPPVRVSVPGYTREEVIAFGGIPDPISEGRRMSARILDVPEVDDMQQRCAMRAAKLQEAAFSSGFIPDYGSDPFVVATHPDGGQGAFGYWVYPLGDGSSGYLQPVWMAVM